CCCGGGGGCCGGATGGAAAAGTTTTTCAACGCAAGGATGTCGTATTCGGCCAGCGGCTCGATGCCGCGCTCGGAGAAGGAGAGCTTGGCGGTGTCGATGTTCTCGACATTGTCGCAGATACCTCACCGGGTCGGCAGGTTTACCGTCCGGGGCATCCGGATGCCAATGCGGACGGAATGCTCGAAATGCCTAATGTGAACTCGGTGGCTGAAATGGTGGATATGATGAGTGCCTCACGCGCATTCGAAGCCAACTTGTCCGCCATGAAAACCTCGCGAACCATGGCGGCTAAAGCCCTTGGGATCATGAGCGGAAAGTAGAGGGATTATCGTGGATATTTCAGCGTTATCATTGAATGGCCCTTCGCAACTGGGCCCCCTGCCGGGAGCCGCCGCGCGTCCGGTTGCGCCGGCGGCCGAACAGGGCTTCGGGGACATTCTGACCAATTTGGTAGACAAAGTGGATGGAATGCAGAAAGCCGCCGATGCTTCCGTGGGCGATGTGGTTTCGGGAAAAGTGACTGATGTCCACCAGGTGGCAGTGAAGGTGCAGGAGGCCGGGGTGGCTTTCGATTTGATGCTGGGTGTGCGCAACCGGCTGATGGATGCGTACCAGGAACTGATAAAGATGCAGGCGTAGGGAGTTTACAGAGATATGCGAGAGCCTTTAAACATGCTATCAAAACAAGTCCGTGAAATCTGGCGGCAGTTCGGGGTGTCACAGCGGATGAGTGTCATCATGTCGCTTATCGTGGCCGTGACTGCCCTTGGAGCTTTGCTCTACTGGGGAACACGACCGGATTTCCGTGTACTGTACAGTAACCTTACGCTGACCGACTCCGCCCAAATGAGGGAGAAACTCGAAGAAGCGAAAATTCCCGTCAAACTCGGCCAGTCCGGTATGACCATTTCTGTACCGGCCTCGAAGCTTTACACGGCTCGTCTGATGCTGGCATCCGAGGGCCTTCCCGGCGATTCCTCCACCGGATTTGAATTGTTTGAGCAGCCCAAATTCGGGCTCACCGACTTTGCGCAGAAGGTTAATTATCAACGGGCATTGCAGGGCGAACTCGAACGTACAGTAGCCGCGATGCAGGGTATTCGTGCCGCGCGGGTTATGCTGGTGCTGCCTAAAGAACATCTCTTTTCCTCTGAGGAGGAGCGCCGCGCACAGGCGTCGGTCATGCTTACTCTCAATGGTTCAACCGCGATTAGTGATGCACAGGTTCAGAGCATTGTTCATCTGTTGGCCAGTTCGGTTCAGAATCTCGATCCGACGCAGGTCACCGTGACGGATCAGTCCGGCCATTTGCTGACGCGTTCACACAGTGCGGATAATGTGATGGAACACGGCAACGAGCAATTGGATGTGCAGGAGCGCACGGAGCAACGGCTGGTTGCAAAGGCTCAGGATATTCTCGACCGGGCACTGGGCATGGGAAATTCCATTGTCCGGGTCAATGTTGATCTGGATTTCAGCGATACAGAGCAGCGGAATGAAATGTTTGATGCCGAAAACCGTGTGGCAACGTCTGAGCGGATTATTTCCGAAGACAAATCCGCCGGTGGCGGGGATCGTGCCGGCGGCCGGGCAGGCATTGTGGCCAATGTGTCGGTCGGAAATCCCACGGATATGAAACTCGACTCCAGCAGCAATAAAGATTCGAGCGAAGAGATTTATACCGAATATGTGGTGCCTTCGAATGTGAGTATGGTTCGGCAGAAGGGCATCCGCGTTGAACAGCTTTCGGTGGCGGTTTGTCTGGCGCAGAATGGGGACACGCCTCGCACCGAGGCGGAAATCAACGCGATTTCCGAGCTGGTTTCGAATGCGTTGGGAGTGAATCCCTCACGTTCGGACACGATTCACGTTACCGAAATGCCCTTCGTTGCGCCGCCGCAACCCGAGAAGCTGGAGTGGTGGGAGCGATTGCCTGTGAGTTACGATACGGTGTTTAAAGGTATGGGCGGGCTGGTGGCGCTGTGCATTGTCTTTGGAGCAAGCCGT
This is a stretch of genomic DNA from Pontiella agarivorans. It encodes these proteins:
- the fliF gene encoding flagellar basal-body MS-ring/collar protein FliF, which produces MLSKQVREIWRQFGVSQRMSVIMSLIVAVTALGALLYWGTRPDFRVLYSNLTLTDSAQMREKLEEAKIPVKLGQSGMTISVPASKLYTARLMLASEGLPGDSSTGFELFEQPKFGLTDFAQKVNYQRALQGELERTVAAMQGIRAARVMLVLPKEHLFSSEEERRAQASVMLTLNGSTAISDAQVQSIVHLLASSVQNLDPTQVTVTDQSGHLLTRSHSADNVMEHGNEQLDVQERTEQRLVAKAQDILDRALGMGNSIVRVNVDLDFSDTEQRNEMFDAENRVATSERIISEDKSAGGGDRAGGRAGIVANVSVGNPTDMKLDSSSNKDSSEEIYTEYVVPSNVSMVRQKGIRVEQLSVAVCLAQNGDTPRTEAEINAISELVSNALGVNPSRSDTIHVTEMPFVAPPQPEKLEWWERLPVSYDTVFKGMGGLVALCIVFGASRKVKRALLVSTPSLDTPINEARQEEQERIIKEEPQDMETYIETVDQLARNHPQTVAAWITNAAEWNG
- the fliE gene encoding flagellar hook-basal body complex protein FliE: MDISALSLNGPSQLGPLPGAAARPVAPAAEQGFGDILTNLVDKVDGMQKAADASVGDVVSGKVTDVHQVAVKVQEAGVAFDLMLGVRNRLMDAYQELIKMQA
- the flgC gene encoding flagellar basal body rod protein FlgC — translated: MSEITLMPGVNISASGLDAESRRMEVIANNVANAQTTRGPDGKVFQRKDVVFGQRLDAALGEGELGGVDVLDIVADTSPGRQVYRPGHPDANADGMLEMPNVNSVAEMVDMMSASRAFEANLSAMKTSRTMAAKALGIMSGK